One stretch of Pseudoalteromonas shioyasakiensis DNA includes these proteins:
- a CDS encoding K+/H+ antiporter subunit F: MLDTVFLIVYAMIAISLLLNVWRLIVGPSVPDRILALDTMFINTIALIILYGMSMGTDLYFEAALLIAMLGFVSTVAVCKYLLRGDIIE, translated from the coding sequence ATGCTAGATACTGTTTTTTTAATAGTTTACGCCATGATAGCTATATCTTTATTACTAAACGTGTGGCGGTTAATTGTAGGGCCGTCGGTACCTGATCGTATTTTGGCTTTAGATACTATGTTTATTAACACCATCGCTTTAATTATTCTGTATGGCATGAGCATGGGAACAGATTTATATTTTGAAGCCGCATTATTAATCGCTATGCTTGGCTTTGTTAGCACGGTAGCTGTATGTAAGTATTTGCTACGTGGCGATATTATTGAATAG
- a CDS encoding Na+/H+ antiporter subunit C: MEVLYASCVGVLVACGIYLILRARTFPVVLGLTMLSYAVNLFLFSSGRLTINKAAVLGTGSEYADPLPQALVLTAIVIGFAMTAFVVILAIRGRADLGNDHVDGHLVKSSKEQK; the protein is encoded by the coding sequence ATGGAAGTATTGTACGCATCGTGCGTCGGCGTGCTGGTTGCATGCGGAATTTACTTAATATTGCGGGCTCGTACCTTCCCTGTGGTACTCGGCCTGACTATGTTGTCGTATGCAGTTAACCTGTTTTTATTCTCTTCAGGTCGCTTAACAATTAACAAAGCGGCTGTACTTGGTACAGGCAGTGAGTATGCCGACCCACTCCCTCAAGCGTTGGTTTTAACAGCAATTGTAATTGGCTTTGCGATGACCGCTTTTGTGGTTATTTTAGCGATTCGTGGTCGTGCAGATTTGGGTAATGACCATGTTGATGGTCACCTTGTTAAATCATCGAAGGAGCAAAAATGA
- a CDS encoding monovalent cation/H+ antiporter subunit D, which produces MIQHLASLPILIPMLAGVILLMPPCGKNLHIRRVSSVILSIVTLSVSAYLLYHVNSTAPLVYAIGDWSAPFGIVLVADRLATLLVLLTSFLGAVVVLYSCAGDDKKGSFFHPLVHFLVLGVNGAFLTGDVFNLFVFFEVLLIASYSLLMHAGNKHSTRAALQYVILNLIGSSVFLIALGVLYGVLGTLNIADLAQKVPQLTGDDVYLAKIGGLLLIVVFALKGALLPLHLWLPNTYASAMPLVAALFAIMTKVGVYAMLRVYTVIFGDNAGELAHMAQPWLWGLALATIVMGGIGVLASQDLRKLVANLVVVSVGTLVALVAIQNVSATAALLYYLVHSTIICAALFLIADLIAQQRGKVADRLVAGRAVAQPYLLGACFIVAALAVVGMPPLSGFVGKVWILKSTLDSEKAMLFWPIYLVSSLALLVAVSRAGTSLFWDHTHKDSEAIEGTKAHPLKVISVVALLACSPLMVVFAGPISDYMLATSEQLFDINTSINTVLQGGH; this is translated from the coding sequence ATGATTCAGCATTTAGCTTCTTTACCGATTCTAATTCCGATGTTGGCAGGTGTTATTTTACTCATGCCGCCATGTGGTAAAAACTTACATATCCGTCGTGTTTCGTCGGTTATTTTGTCGATTGTCACATTATCAGTAAGTGCTTACTTATTATACCACGTTAATAGTACAGCACCGCTTGTTTACGCAATCGGTGACTGGTCTGCACCATTTGGTATTGTGCTGGTTGCCGATAGACTAGCAACACTACTGGTGTTACTTACCAGTTTCCTTGGTGCGGTTGTAGTGCTCTATAGCTGTGCAGGTGATGATAAAAAAGGGAGCTTTTTCCACCCATTAGTGCACTTTTTAGTGTTAGGTGTTAATGGTGCCTTTTTGACTGGCGATGTGTTTAACTTATTCGTATTCTTTGAAGTCTTGTTAATTGCCTCATACTCATTATTGATGCATGCAGGTAACAAACACAGTACACGTGCTGCACTGCAATATGTGATTTTAAACTTAATTGGTTCAAGTGTGTTCTTGATTGCGCTAGGTGTACTTTATGGTGTACTAGGCACATTGAATATTGCTGATTTAGCGCAAAAAGTCCCGCAATTGACGGGTGACGATGTTTACCTCGCTAAAATTGGTGGTTTGTTATTAATTGTGGTATTTGCTTTAAAAGGCGCGTTATTACCATTGCATTTATGGTTACCGAATACCTACGCAAGTGCAATGCCATTGGTGGCTGCATTATTTGCGATTATGACCAAGGTAGGTGTTTATGCCATGCTACGTGTGTATACCGTAATATTTGGTGATAATGCTGGCGAGCTTGCTCACATGGCACAACCTTGGTTATGGGGCTTAGCACTAGCGACCATAGTTATGGGTGGTATTGGTGTATTAGCGAGTCAAGACCTTAGAAAGCTTGTTGCGAATCTGGTTGTTGTATCTGTAGGTACTTTAGTGGCATTGGTTGCGATTCAAAATGTCTCTGCAACAGCTGCATTACTTTACTACTTAGTGCATTCAACTATTATTTGCGCAGCACTATTTTTAATTGCAGATTTAATTGCTCAACAACGCGGTAAAGTTGCCGACCGATTAGTAGCAGGTCGTGCCGTTGCACAGCCATACTTGCTTGGTGCTTGTTTCATAGTTGCTGCTCTTGCCGTTGTTGGTATGCCGCCGTTATCTGGCTTTGTAGGTAAAGTATGGATTTTAAAGAGCACGCTAGATAGTGAAAAAGCCATGTTGTTTTGGCCAATTTACCTAGTATCTAGTTTGGCGTTATTAGTGGCGGTTTCACGCGCTGGTACAAGCTTATTCTGGGATCATACTCATAAAGACAGTGAAGCAATTGAAGGCACCAAAGCACATCCTCTTAAAGTGATTTCAGTAGTTGCGCTACTTGCATGTTCACCTTTAATGGTTGTATTTGCAGGACCTATTTCAGACTATATGCTAGCAACATCAGAGCAGTTGTTTGATATCAACACTAGCATCAACACTGTATTACAAGGAGGCCATTGA
- a CDS encoding Na+/H+ antiporter subunit G, with the protein MMSEWIVSILLLIGGCFILIGSIGLVKMPDFFMRLHGPTKATTLGMASLLIAAMVYFSYTNEGMSVKEILISIFLLITAPISGYMLIKSAIHHKLRAKDGTKGLDNIEED; encoded by the coding sequence ATGATGAGTGAATGGATTGTATCAATCTTACTATTAATTGGTGGTTGCTTTATTCTAATAGGCTCAATAGGCCTTGTGAAAATGCCTGATTTTTTTATGCGTTTACACGGTCCAACTAAAGCAACAACCCTAGGAATGGCATCGTTATTGATTGCTGCGATGGTGTATTTTAGCTATACCAATGAAGGGATGAGCGTAAAAGAAATTCTCATTTCAATTTTCTTACTGATCACCGCGCCTATTAGCGGCTATATGCTGATTAAGTCAGCAATCCATCATAAGCTTCGTGCTAAAGATGGCACTAAGGGCCTCGATAACATCGAAGAAGATTAA
- the truA gene encoding tRNA pseudouridine(38-40) synthase TruA — translation MRVALGVEYNGARYSGWQRQSHVNSVQQEVETALSRICNHPVEIVCAGRTDAGVHGTGQVIHFDTHAEREMVAFTMGMNTLLPKDIAIRFAQPVSEDFHARFSATARRYRYVIYNYTYRGAIMSEGVTHFHHPLDETKMQEACQYLIGEHDFTSFRALHCQANTANRTIHHLSVKRQGDYVIIDIKANAFLHHMVRNITGCLMDIGLHKHEPVWLKELLDLKERAKASATAKAAGLYLVDVDYPEHFGIPKTPLGPLFLPDSDS, via the coding sequence ATGCGAGTAGCACTTGGAGTAGAATACAACGGCGCGCGTTACAGTGGTTGGCAACGTCAATCACACGTCAATAGCGTACAACAAGAAGTAGAAACGGCGTTGTCGCGTATTTGTAATCATCCAGTCGAAATTGTTTGTGCAGGCCGCACCGATGCGGGTGTACATGGCACCGGGCAAGTGATCCATTTTGATACTCACGCTGAGCGTGAAATGGTCGCGTTCACTATGGGTATGAATACCTTACTGCCAAAAGATATTGCTATTCGCTTTGCCCAGCCTGTAAGCGAAGACTTTCACGCTCGTTTTAGTGCTACAGCTCGTCGCTACCGCTATGTGATTTATAATTACACCTATCGCGGCGCTATCATGAGTGAAGGGGTGACACACTTTCATCACCCATTAGACGAAACTAAAATGCAAGAAGCCTGTCAGTATTTAATAGGCGAGCATGACTTTACTTCGTTTAGAGCACTACATTGCCAAGCAAATACAGCAAATCGTACTATTCACCACCTGTCGGTAAAACGCCAAGGTGATTATGTGATTATTGATATTAAAGCCAATGCGTTTTTACATCACATGGTACGAAACATCACAGGGTGTTTGATGGACATTGGTCTTCATAAGCATGAACCCGTGTGGTTAAAAGAATTACTCGATTTAAAAGAGCGCGCTAAGGCAAGTGCGACAGCGAAAGCTGCTGGCCTTTACTTAGTTGACGTGGATTACCCAGAACATTTTGGCATTCCTAAAACACCATTAGGGCCTTTGTTTTTACCTGATTCAGACAGTTAG
- a CDS encoding Na+/H+ antiporter subunit E: MRLEARFRWLPTPFRSVLLFIVWLLLNNSVSPGHLFLAAFFAITIPWITFPFRDPQPLIVRPGLAFRHLLLVLYDIVTANLQVALLILGPTKKLRPGFIKVPLDLSHEMPITILASTVSLTPGTVSAEVYPIPESLEEGAEIEQRYLLIHVLDLADEQALIKTIKQRYEAPLKEIFRC, from the coding sequence ATGCGTTTAGAAGCTCGCTTTCGTTGGTTGCCAACACCATTTCGCAGTGTTTTATTATTTATTGTATGGCTGTTGTTAAATAACAGTGTGTCGCCTGGACACCTGTTTTTAGCTGCATTTTTCGCAATTACCATTCCGTGGATAACTTTCCCATTTCGTGATCCTCAGCCGCTAATTGTAAGGCCGGGTCTTGCGTTTAGGCACTTATTGTTGGTGCTTTATGATATTGTGACTGCCAATTTACAAGTGGCACTGTTGATTCTCGGGCCCACTAAAAAATTGCGCCCAGGTTTTATAAAAGTGCCTTTGGATTTAAGCCACGAAATGCCAATTACTATTTTGGCAAGTACAGTGTCGTTAACGCCGGGTACTGTGAGCGCAGAGGTTTACCCTATTCCTGAGTCCCTCGAAGAGGGGGCAGAGATTGAGCAGCGCTATTTATTAATCCATGTGCTCGATTTAGCTGATGAACAAGCGTTAATTAAAACGATTAAGCAGCGCTATGAAGCACCGCTTAAGGAGATTTTTCGATGCTAG
- a CDS encoding monovalent cation/H+ antiporter subunit A, producing MTLLWIPLLSLIGSVISSCTSKLTRNQSTALTMLAPLIALGIVFSYTPAVFSGETIRYTAEWIPLLNMQVSFRLDGLTLLFLYMILGIGTLVIFYARYYLSNSDSMPKLYCYLMLFMTAMVGIVMSNNVIQLWFFWELTSISSFLLISYWWHKSEARKGARMALAITGAGGLALLAGLLLIGDIVGSYNLDVILASKALIQSHELYEVALVLVLLGAFTKSAQFPFHFWLPHAMAAPTPVSAYLHSATMVKAGIFLLARFYPALSGTDTWFILVAMTGLATLLVGAYIALFKHDLKGLLAYSTISHLGLITLLLGLDTELATVAAIFHIINHATFKASLFMATGIIDHETGTRDMRKLNGMWRFMPYTATLAMVAAAAMAGVPLLNGFLSKEMFFAETLHQQVLGSMSWLIPVLATIAGALSVAYSARFIHDVFFNGDPIDLPKQPHEPPRYMRVPIEILVVLCLLVGMFPHFAVSDILASASFAVLGNVAPDYKLSVWHGFNLPLLMSFIATSVGVMIYVQRKHLFHFQASLPTLNAKKGFERGLYSLIKWSQEKIKRIENGSLQRYAFVMIAVVLMCAGWPLFEMRQLAGASELTPIDFHNAIGAGLLIIGALATVIWHRSRMISLIMISIVGLMVSVAFTRFSAPDLALTQLTVEVVTVMLLMLALFFLPQRTPKESSSLRILRDLGISSAIGVVVASICYALLTRPLESISDFFVANAKTGGGGTNVVNVILVDFRGFDTLGEITVLGIAALGIYKLLINLPLFMPASDSEGRPWARERYPILLSSISQSLLPLALLVSAYIFLRGHNLPGGGFIAGLVTAIAFILQYMANGSHWIADRFDVNYRKIIASGIAIALFTGIGSWFFERSFLTTWFDYFDIPLVGKTELASAIVFDLGVYLTVVGATLMILASLGKLTADTPKQEVNI from the coding sequence ATGACTTTGCTCTGGATACCCCTGTTATCCTTAATCGGCAGTGTTATTTCATCCTGCACTTCAAAACTAACACGTAACCAAAGCACTGCTTTGACCATGTTAGCGCCTTTGATTGCCCTTGGAATTGTATTTTCGTATACCCCTGCAGTCTTTTCTGGTGAAACAATTCGCTACACTGCTGAGTGGATCCCGCTTTTAAACATGCAAGTCTCGTTTCGACTTGATGGTTTAACGTTACTCTTTTTATATATGATCTTGGGTATTGGTACCCTAGTGATTTTTTATGCGCGTTATTACTTGAGTAATAGCGACTCAATGCCAAAGCTATACTGCTATTTAATGCTATTTATGACCGCAATGGTCGGCATCGTGATGTCGAACAATGTGATTCAGCTTTGGTTTTTCTGGGAGCTCACCAGTATTAGCTCGTTCTTATTGATTAGCTATTGGTGGCATAAATCAGAAGCTCGAAAAGGCGCGCGCATGGCGCTTGCTATTACCGGTGCCGGTGGTCTTGCATTACTAGCTGGTTTATTACTTATTGGTGATATTGTTGGTAGTTATAATCTTGACGTTATTTTAGCAAGCAAAGCGCTTATTCAATCTCATGAACTCTATGAAGTTGCGCTGGTATTAGTGCTATTAGGTGCTTTTACCAAATCTGCGCAATTTCCATTTCATTTCTGGTTACCACATGCGATGGCGGCACCGACACCAGTCAGTGCCTACTTACACTCTGCAACCATGGTTAAAGCGGGTATCTTTCTATTAGCGCGTTTTTATCCAGCGCTATCAGGCACAGATACTTGGTTTATCTTAGTGGCGATGACGGGTCTGGCGACTTTATTGGTCGGCGCTTATATCGCGTTGTTTAAGCATGATTTAAAAGGCTTGTTGGCTTATTCAACAATCAGCCATTTAGGTTTAATTACATTACTCTTAGGTTTAGACACTGAGCTTGCTACAGTGGCTGCTATTTTCCACATTATTAACCACGCTACGTTTAAAGCGTCGTTATTTATGGCAACGGGTATCATTGATCATGAAACTGGCACCCGTGATATGCGTAAACTTAATGGTATGTGGCGATTTATGCCGTATACCGCCACACTTGCTATGGTGGCAGCTGCAGCCATGGCGGGCGTGCCACTGTTAAATGGTTTCTTGTCGAAAGAAATGTTCTTTGCCGAAACACTACATCAACAAGTGCTTGGCTCTATGTCGTGGTTAATTCCAGTGTTAGCAACGATTGCTGGTGCACTATCTGTGGCGTATTCAGCGCGCTTTATTCATGACGTGTTTTTCAATGGCGACCCAATTGATTTGCCAAAACAGCCCCATGAGCCACCACGCTATATGCGTGTACCAATCGAAATTTTGGTTGTGCTGTGTTTACTCGTTGGTATGTTCCCGCACTTTGCAGTAAGCGATATTTTAGCTTCGGCATCTTTCGCAGTGCTTGGTAATGTAGCCCCGGATTATAAGCTATCAGTATGGCATGGCTTTAACTTACCTCTGTTAATGAGCTTTATTGCAACAAGCGTTGGTGTGATGATTTATGTGCAGCGTAAGCACCTGTTCCACTTCCAAGCGTCATTACCAACTTTGAATGCTAAAAAAGGCTTTGAGCGTGGCTTATATAGCTTGATTAAGTGGTCACAAGAAAAGATTAAACGTATCGAAAATGGCTCCTTACAGCGTTATGCCTTTGTGATGATTGCGGTGGTGCTCATGTGTGCGGGTTGGCCTTTATTTGAAATGCGCCAGTTAGCAGGAGCAAGCGAGTTAACCCCAATCGATTTCCATAATGCAATAGGTGCAGGCTTACTAATAATTGGTGCGTTGGCAACGGTTATTTGGCACCGCTCACGAATGATATCTTTGATTATGATTTCAATTGTAGGCCTGATGGTATCTGTTGCTTTCACTCGATTCTCTGCGCCAGATTTAGCACTGACTCAGTTAACGGTTGAAGTTGTCACCGTGATGCTACTGATGCTTGCACTGTTCTTTTTACCGCAGCGTACTCCGAAAGAATCGAGCTCACTGCGTATTCTGCGTGACTTGGGTATCTCATCGGCAATTGGTGTGGTTGTGGCAAGTATTTGTTATGCGCTTCTGACAAGACCACTTGAGTCAATTTCTGACTTCTTTGTTGCCAATGCAAAAACTGGCGGTGGTGGTACTAACGTTGTAAACGTTATTCTCGTTGACTTTAGGGGTTTTGATACCCTAGGTGAAATTACCGTATTGGGTATTGCTGCATTAGGTATTTATAAACTGCTTATTAACTTGCCGCTGTTTATGCCAGCAAGTGATAGCGAAGGGCGTCCATGGGCAAGAGAGCGTTACCCAATTCTACTCTCGAGTATTTCACAAAGCTTGTTACCACTTGCATTACTTGTGTCTGCGTATATTTTCTTACGTGGTCATAACTTACCAGGTGGTGGCTTTATTGCAGGACTCGTTACCGCGATTGCATTTATTTTGCAATATATGGCCAATGGTTCGCATTGGATTGCAGACAGATTTGACGTGAATTATCGTAAGATTATTGCGTCAGGTATTGCTATTGCATTGTTTACAGGTATTGGAAGTTGGTTCTTCGAACGTTCATTCCTAACAACCTGGTTTGATTATTTTGATATTCCGTTAGTCGGCAAAACAGAACTTGCTAGTGCTATCGTATTTGATTTAGGTGTGTATTTAACTGTTGTAGGTGCAACGCTGATGATTTTAGCAAGTTTAGGTAAATTAACTGCTGATACACCCAAGCAAGAGGTAAATATTTAA